The DNA segment TACGGGGCCGGCAACCAGGCCGCCGAGCGCCGTCCGCCCACTCCCGCCGAGCAGCGGGACGCCAGCGGTCTGCTGCCCTCGCCCCACGGCGACCAGCTCGTCGACTTCTGCGACGCGGTCGCCGAGGGCCGGGCGCCCGCCGTCGACGGCGAGGAGGGCCGCAGTGCCCTGCTGACCGTGCTCGCGGTGTACGAGGCGGCGCGCACCGGCGCCGTCACCCAGGTGCCGCACACCCTCGGTGCGAAACCCGCCCCTTCCGCCCCCATGACCATCCCGGAGCCGGCATGACCAGTGTGAGTTTCGTCGTCGCCGACGACGAGTTCGAGCGTGACTTCCTGCAACTCCCCCTGGACGTGGCCAACGCGGCCGCCCTGCTCGGGCAGGACGGGGTGGACGTCGTCGTCTGGGACCGCCGTCTGACCGACGAGCCGCCCCGCGTCGGCACGGTCGATGTCGCGGTCGTCGTCACGGCAATCGCGGACCGCGCCCAGTGCTACCCCCTTGATCTGGGCCCGGTGCGCACCGCCGTGGAGCAGGTGCGCCGCACCTGGCCGGAGGCCACCGTGCTGGCCGTCGGCCCGCACGCCACCCAACTGCCCACGGCCACGCTGCGCGAGCTGGGCGTGGACCACGTGGCGCGCGGCGAGGCGGACGCGGCGGCGGTGCACGGCGTACGCGACCTGCTGAGCGGCAGGCCGGTGCTGGGCGAGCTGCCGCTGAGCGGGACGTACCCGCCGCTGGACTTCGACGGGGCGCCGCTGCCCGCGTACGACCTGCTGGACCTGAGCGCCTACACGGCCGAGACGTTCACCGGCGGGCGGGTCAAGCGCGGATCGTGCGGCATGGTGCTGGGCGTACGCGGCTGCACCTACGGATGCACCTTCTGCCACCTGCCGTTCGGCACCCGGATGCGCCCGGAGCCAGTCGAGCGCACCCTCGCGGAGATCGCGGCGATGCGCGAGCGCGGCGTGGACTCGCTGTTCTTCCTCGACTACGTCTTCGGTCTGCACCCCACCTTCTACAAGGAGTTGTGCGCCGGGCTCGTCGGAGGCGGTCTGGAGTGGAGCGGGCAGAGCCGGGCGGAGGTGGTCCTGCGCCAGGACGTGGACCTGTGGGCCGCCGCCGGGTGCAACGGCATGTGGCTGGGCGCCGAGTCGCCGGCCGTCGCGGAGACCGGCGTCGGCAAGCGTGTCCCGGCGGAGAAGATCGACGCGGCGATCCGCCGGCTGTCGTCGGCCGGGATCACCCCGTTCGCCTTCATCCTGCTGGGCCTGCCCGGCGACCCGGCCTGCCTGAGCGGCGAAGTGGTCGACTGGGCCGCCTCGCTGCCGGGGTACTTCGGGCTCAACCAGCTCTTCCTGCGCCCCGGCACCCCGCTCTACGACGAGCTGGCGGCCGACTACAACGGCGGTACGAAGCCCGCGACTTGGGCCGAGGTGGAGGCGGTGACACGGCGCTACCGGGAGCGTTACCCGGTCAGCCTCGACGACCTGTGGCAGCGGCTCGTCAAGCTGCCGAACTACATCGGCAACGCGATGGCCGCCGTATGACCACCCGCCGCACCCGGCCCGGGGCCGAACGGCAGGAGTCCGTCGTAACGTGACCGCGAACGCCCCAAGTGCGGCGCGCGAGGCGAGTGCCGCCGGGCCGGTGCTGCCGCGAGCGTTCTGGTGGCTGTGGACCGCCACGCTCGTCAACCGGCTCGGCGGCTTCGTCGTCGTGTTCCTGTCCCTGTACGTGACCCTCGACCGGGGCTACTCGGCCTCCTTCGCGGGACTCGTCACCACCCTGTACGGCGTCGGCGGCGCCGTCGGCTCGGTCGTCGGCGGCCTGCTCGCCGACCGGCTCGGGCGGCGGACGACCCTGCTGGGCGCCCAGTCGCTGAGCGCCGTCGGCACGGGGGCGCTGGCGTTCACCCAGGGGCCGGGCGCGCTCGCGGTCACCGCGTGCCTGGTCGGGCTGGCGGGCAACGCCTCCCGGCCGGTCGTCCAGGCCGTGGTGGCCGACATGGTCACCGCGAAGGCACGTGTCAGAGCCTTCTCCCTGGTCTACTGGGCCGTCAACATCGGGGTGGCGGTGTCCGCCGCGCTCGCGGGCGTGCTCGCGCAGCGCGGGTACACCCCGCTGTTCCTCGGCGAGGCGGCGGTGACCGCGGTGTGCGCTCTGACCGTGTTCCTCGCGGTGCCCGAGACGCGACCGGACCCGGCTCAGCACGCGGACGACGCCGCCCAAGACGCGGAAGCGGCGGCGGTGAAGCTGTCCCGACAGCGGCGCTTCATGGCCTTCGTGGCCGTGACGTTCCTGGTCGGACTGCTGATGCAGGAGGTCAGCACCGCGCTGCCGCTCACCATGACCCGGGAGGGCCTCAGCGCCCGCGACTACGGCCTGGTCATCAGCCTCAACGGCCTTCTCGTGGTGGCGCTGCAACTCCCCGCGAGCCGGGTCCTCGGGCGCTTCGGCCCGGCGGGCCCACTGGCGCTCGGGACGCTGCTGCTGGGCGGGGGGCTGGGGATGACGGCCGTGGCGGGCTCCCTGGGGACGTACGCCCTGACCGTCGTGGTGTGGACGGCCGGCGAGATCCTGCTGGCGCCGACCGCGATGGCCGCCGTGGCCGATCTGGTGCCGGGCCACGCGCACGGCCGCTACCAGGGGATGTACAGCTTCGCCTGGTCGTCCGCTGCCTGCGTCGCGCCGGTGGCCTCGGGATACGCGCTGGACACCGTGGGCCCGGCGAGCCTGTGGGGCGTCAGCGCGGCCCTGGGCGCGCTGGCGGCCGCCGGGTACTTCCTCATCCTGCGCGGACGGCGCGACGACCGGCGGCCGACGGTCGGCACCACCGACGAGCACGACGAGCACGACGAGCACGACGAGCACGACGACAGATGAACAGGACGAGCAGGAGGATGCACAGGGATGGCCGATGAGATCACGTTCTGGGACTACTCCAGGTCGCAGGCGCTCAGCCGCTACAACGGTTCGAGCATCGGCGTGCGGGAGATCCGGGAACTGTGCGCTGTCCGCGCGGAGATCGAAGGCGTCGATCCGCAACTCCCCTCCGCCGACGATATGGTGGGCATCCATCCCCTGGCGCTGAAGCGGCCGCGCCGGTGGGAGGCGGCGATCGCCGCGATGATCTACGCGTCCAGCGGGCAGATCGCCCTGCGGGAGGAGATCATCAAGGGGCGGGAGCTGCTGGACCGGCTCTCCCGGCACGACCGCGGCGCTCTCACGGTGCCGCGCGTGCTGGCACTGGTCCCCGCCGTGATCGCCGGCTTCCGCTTCAGCCGACAGGGCGAGATGTTCAACCCGGAGGCGAACCGGTATCAGGAAGGCGCTCGTTTCCTGTCGGTGCTGCTGGAGGAACGGCCGGCCCTGGACGTGGAGATCGGACTGTGCGCGCACCGGGCCGGTGTCACCGACCCGGTCCTTCCGGAGCACGTCAGCCCGACGGGCGCGCAGCGCATGGTGGCGTTCGTGGCCGCGCTGCTGGACAACTCCCGGGCCGAACGGCGCACGGTCGCCGTCTCCCAGCAGACGGCGACCGACCGGGCTGCCGGCACGGTCAACTCCCTCGTCTTCCTGCACTACGCGCACGCCGGGCGGCTGGAGCGGTTTCTCCGCATCCTGGACCAGCACGCGGACGACCTGCGCGCGGTGCTGGCCCGGCACAACGCCGTCTCGGCGACACGCTTCCGGTTCACCCCGCTCGAACCGTTCAGCGAGGTGGTGGAGCGGGACATGGACGAGGCGTTCGGGCCGGACTGGACCGGTGCGCCCACCGATCCGCGATGGCGGCGCGGGGGCACGCTGGACGCGGCCATCGAGGAGGCGAAGGGGAAGATGGCGCGCTTCATGCGGGACGCGCCCCTCGACGTCGACCTGCTGCTCCGGCTGCACAAGGACTCCGAGACTCCCAGCGAGCGCGGCGTGTCGGCGCTCCGTTGGTTCGACCGGCACCAGCGGCAGCCGCTCGGCGTCCGGGCCCGGTACGACGTCGCCTTCCACCACCGCCTGGCCCTGACCACCCTGGAGAAGGGCGGTGTGGGGATCGGCATGGAGCGGGGCTGGGACGCCTACCAGTGGCTGGCCTGGAGCGCCGCGTACGGCTCCGCCGGAACCGCGATGCCGCTGCTGTACGCGAGGAGTTCGACCGAGCCCCCGCACCACATCTCGCTGCGGAGCTTCAACCTCCGGCAGTTCTGGTGAGGTTGGCGGCCGGGGGGCCATTTCGGCGTCGACTCTTGACGGGCCAGGTCTGGACCTTTAAGTTCCCGTTCGCCACAGCTTCATGAATGCACACGCTGTTCATCTACCTGAACATCGTGCCCCCACCTACGGCCTCCCATGAAAGGCTGTGAACCCCATGTCCAGATCCGCCCTGCGCGGCGTGCTCGCCGCCGCCCTGCTCACGGTGTCGGCCGGAGCGCTGACCGCGACTCCGGCCGCCGCGGCCACCGGCACCATCACCGGACTCGGCGGCAAGTGCCTCGACGTGGCGGGAGCAAGCTCCGCCAACGGCACGGCCGTCCAGCTCTACGACTGCAACGGCACCGCCGCCCAGCAGTGGACGATGGACACCGACGGCACGGTCCGCGCCCTCGGCAAATGCCTTGATGTGACCGGCAGTTCGACCGCGAACGGCGCCAGGCTCCAGCTGTGGGACTGCACCGGCGGCGCCAACCAGAAGTGGACCGTCTCCGCCGCCCGTGACCTCGTCGGCCGGCAGTCCGGCAAGTGCGCCGACGTCACCGGCAACACCTCGGCGAACGGCACGCCCCTCCAGATCTGGAGCTGCACCGGCGCCGCCAACCAGAAGTGGACCGCGCCCACCGACGGCGGCACGCCCCCCGCCACGGCCCCGATGGCCGTCGCCCCGTACCTCTACAACGGCTGGGGCAGCCCGCCCAGTCCGACCACCATCATGAACGCCACCGGCGTCAAGTGGTTCACCCTCGCCTTCGTACTGAGCAACGGCACCTGCAACCCGCAGTGGGACGGCGGCCGTCCGCTGACCGGGGGTGTCGACCAGCAGACCATCAACACCGTGCGGGGCGCGGGCGGCGACGTCATCCCTTCGTTCGGCGGCTACAGCGGCAACAAGCTGGAGAGTTCCTGCACCAGCGCCTCGGCACTGGCCGGCGCGTACCAGAAGGTCATCGACGCCTACCGGCTCAAGGCCATCGACATCGACCTCGAGGCCGACGCGTACAGCAACGCCACCGTGCAGCAGCGCACCGTGGACGCGCTCAGGACGGTCAAGGCCAACAACTCCGGCATCAAGGTGTACGTCACCATCGGTACGGGGCAGTCCGGGCCCGACACGGGCCTGATCAAGCGGGCCGCCGACTCCGGGCTCCAGGTGGACAGCTGGACCATCATGCCGTTCGACTTCGGCGGCGCGGGACAGAACATGGGGACGCTCACCACCAGGGCGGCCGAGGGGCTGAAGAACGCCCTCAAGAGCGCCTACGGCTACAGCGACGACCAGGCGTACCGGGGCATGGGCATCTCGTCCATGAACGGGATCACCGACGACAACGAGACCGTCACCCCGGCCGACTTCCAGACCATCCTCGGCTACGCGCAGCAGCACCACCTCGCGCGCCTCACCTTCTGGTCGGCCAACCGCGACCGGCCCTGCTCCGGTGGTTACCCGAACGACGACACCTGCTCGGGTGTGAGCCAGAGCGCCTGGCAGTTCACCGGCATCTTCGCCAAGTACACCGGCTGACGGCCCGCTCCCCCAGGAGACTTCCGTGTTCAGAGCTCTCAGCGTGGCCGCCCTCGTGGCCACGACCGCGGCCGGACTCCCGTCGGCCACGCCCCCACCGATGCCGACGACGGCGGGCGCGCGGACCGTGGCGGCCGCGGCGATCCCGACCGGTCCCACCACCGTGATCAACAAGG comes from the Streptomyces seoulensis genome and includes:
- a CDS encoding ricin-type beta-trefoil lectin domain protein, whose product is MSRSALRGVLAAALLTVSAGALTATPAAAATGTITGLGGKCLDVAGASSANGTAVQLYDCNGTAAQQWTMDTDGTVRALGKCLDVTGSSTANGARLQLWDCTGGANQKWTVSAARDLVGRQSGKCADVTGNTSANGTPLQIWSCTGAANQKWTAPTDGGTPPATAPMAVAPYLYNGWGSPPSPTTIMNATGVKWFTLAFVLSNGTCNPQWDGGRPLTGGVDQQTINTVRGAGGDVIPSFGGYSGNKLESSCTSASALAGAYQKVIDAYRLKAIDIDLEADAYSNATVQQRTVDALRTVKANNSGIKVYVTIGTGQSGPDTGLIKRAADSGLQVDSWTIMPFDFGGAGQNMGTLTTRAAEGLKNALKSAYGYSDDQAYRGMGISSMNGITDDNETVTPADFQTILGYAQQHHLARLTFWSANRDRPCSGGYPNDDTCSGVSQSAWQFTGIFAKYTG
- a CDS encoding B12-binding domain-containing radical SAM protein; this encodes MTSVSFVVADDEFERDFLQLPLDVANAAALLGQDGVDVVVWDRRLTDEPPRVGTVDVAVVVTAIADRAQCYPLDLGPVRTAVEQVRRTWPEATVLAVGPHATQLPTATLRELGVDHVARGEADAAAVHGVRDLLSGRPVLGELPLSGTYPPLDFDGAPLPAYDLLDLSAYTAETFTGGRVKRGSCGMVLGVRGCTYGCTFCHLPFGTRMRPEPVERTLAEIAAMRERGVDSLFFLDYVFGLHPTFYKELCAGLVGGGLEWSGQSRAEVVLRQDVDLWAAAGCNGMWLGAESPAVAETGVGKRVPAEKIDAAIRRLSSAGITPFAFILLGLPGDPACLSGEVVDWAASLPGYFGLNQLFLRPGTPLYDELAADYNGGTKPATWAEVEAVTRRYRERYPVSLDDLWQRLVKLPNYIGNAMAAV
- a CDS encoding MDR family MFS transporter: MTANAPSAAREASAAGPVLPRAFWWLWTATLVNRLGGFVVVFLSLYVTLDRGYSASFAGLVTTLYGVGGAVGSVVGGLLADRLGRRTTLLGAQSLSAVGTGALAFTQGPGALAVTACLVGLAGNASRPVVQAVVADMVTAKARVRAFSLVYWAVNIGVAVSAALAGVLAQRGYTPLFLGEAAVTAVCALTVFLAVPETRPDPAQHADDAAQDAEAAAVKLSRQRRFMAFVAVTFLVGLLMQEVSTALPLTMTREGLSARDYGLVISLNGLLVVALQLPASRVLGRFGPAGPLALGTLLLGGGLGMTAVAGSLGTYALTVVVWTAGEILLAPTAMAAVADLVPGHAHGRYQGMYSFAWSSAACVAPVASGYALDTVGPASLWGVSAALGALAAAGYFLILRGRRDDRRPTVGTTDEHDEHDEHDEHDDR